One window of Alkalispirochaeta americana genomic DNA carries:
- a CDS encoding AAC(3) family N-acetyltransferase — protein MNDQRHQKIIARNLEALGVLPGDTLLVHSSCKSLGPLPGGIEAVIQGFLRAIGPGGTLMMPALSWNLRPPDVFDPSLTPVNVGAIPEFFRKAEGVLRSIHPTHSVCATGRRAEELLADHELDNTPCGPHSPFHKLVETEGKILMVGCGVRPNTTMHALEEYLEPPYLYGETCLFTIRDHHLRTYCKEYRTHGFVARGFSQRYERILALETDAFLREGQVLQAPAVLLDAPELKRAVLEKLREDPLFFVDSQHSQDSQGSQGSQGSQGSQDSQDSQDSQDSQGSQGSQDSQDSQHSRRGR, from the coding sequence GTTCATTCCTCCTGTAAATCCCTGGGCCCCCTACCTGGCGGGATAGAGGCGGTTATCCAGGGCTTTCTCCGTGCAATCGGGCCGGGAGGGACCCTCATGATGCCTGCCCTGAGTTGGAACTTGAGACCTCCCGATGTCTTTGATCCCTCTCTGACGCCGGTAAACGTGGGGGCGATCCCGGAGTTTTTCCGCAAGGCCGAGGGCGTTCTCCGAAGTATTCATCCCACCCATTCGGTGTGCGCCACAGGAAGACGTGCAGAGGAACTCCTGGCAGATCACGAGCTGGATAATACTCCCTGTGGTCCGCACTCGCCATTTCACAAACTGGTGGAGACCGAGGGGAAAATCCTCATGGTGGGGTGCGGGGTGAGGCCCAACACCACCATGCACGCCCTTGAAGAATACCTGGAGCCGCCGTATCTCTACGGAGAAACCTGTCTCTTTACAATCAGGGACCATCACCTCAGGACGTATTGCAAAGAATACCGAACCCACGGGTTTGTTGCCCGCGGGTTCTCCCAGCGATACGAACGAATACTGGCCCTTGAGACGGACGCCTTTTTGCGAGAGGGCCAGGTCTTGCAGGCGCCAGCGGTTCTTCTGGACGCACCGGAACTCAAAAGGGCCGTTCTGGAAAAACTTCGAGAAGATCCCTTGTTTTTTGTCGACAGCCAGCACAGCCAGGACAGCCAGGGCAGCCAGGGCAGCCAGGGCAGCCAGGGCAGCCAGGACAGCCAGGACAGCCAGGACAGCCAGGACAGCCAGGGCAGCCAGGGCAGCCAGGACAGCCAGGACAGCCAGCACAGCAGGAGGGGCAGATGA